One Sphingopyxis macrogoltabida genomic region harbors:
- a CDS encoding tyrosine-type recombinase/integrase: MPLTDSAVRHAQPRDKPYKMADSEGLYIHIMPNGSKRWKMKYRFDGLEKKLSFGPYPRVSLRDARVQRDEARNMIIKGTDPSYEKKRNKLRAHVNVENTFSGISREYCDKRRRDGDKAWAPSTAKRCEYLLSLLDNSIGKMPIQEIEPIDVLAAVRKIEAQGKLESARRTMQLAGSVFRYAVATARLRSDPTRDLRGALINPTVTHYGAITDASQVGPLLRAIDVYKSQGMTDWALKLAPHVFVRPGELRTAQWEEFDLDARVWTIPAEKMKMRKPHHVPLSRQSVALLEQIREITKPWMSNGVQKGPPIGVEEGPPFRII; the protein is encoded by the coding sequence ATGCCGCTAACCGATTCTGCCGTTCGCCATGCTCAGCCGCGGGACAAGCCTTACAAGATGGCCGACAGCGAAGGTCTTTATATCCACATCATGCCGAACGGCAGCAAGCGTTGGAAAATGAAGTACCGATTCGATGGGCTTGAGAAGAAGCTGAGCTTCGGACCATATCCTCGCGTCTCCCTTCGCGATGCCCGCGTTCAGCGCGACGAGGCGCGCAACATGATTATCAAGGGCACCGATCCATCCTACGAGAAGAAGCGCAACAAGCTGCGTGCCCACGTTAACGTTGAAAATACCTTCTCGGGCATATCGCGCGAATATTGCGACAAGCGCCGCCGCGATGGCGACAAGGCCTGGGCCCCATCGACTGCGAAGCGATGCGAGTATCTGCTCAGCCTTCTAGACAACAGCATTGGGAAGATGCCCATCCAGGAGATTGAGCCGATCGATGTCTTGGCCGCTGTCAGGAAGATCGAGGCGCAGGGCAAACTCGAAAGTGCGCGCCGCACAATGCAATTGGCGGGTTCGGTCTTCCGCTACGCCGTCGCGACGGCGCGCTTGCGATCCGATCCGACGCGTGACTTGCGCGGCGCGCTCATCAATCCGACCGTCACTCATTATGGCGCGATTACCGATGCAAGCCAGGTCGGGCCGCTCCTGCGTGCCATCGATGTTTACAAGAGCCAGGGAATGACCGACTGGGCTTTGAAGTTGGCACCGCACGTCTTCGTCCGCCCGGGGGAACTTCGCACGGCTCAGTGGGAAGAATTTGACCTTGATGCGCGAGTCTGGACCATTCCCGCCGAGAAGATGAAGATGCGGAAGCCGCATCACGTGCCACTATCCCGCCAATCGGTGGCGCTCCTTGAGCAAATTCGCGAAATCACCAAGCCTTGGATGTCAAACGGCGTTCAAAAGGGACCCCCGATCGGCGTCGAAGAGGGACCCCCTTTTCGGATAATATGA